The genomic interval GCTCTGGAAGCGGTTCCGGGATGCGCGTGCCACGTTCGACAAGCACCGCCGCGAGTTCTATGCCGAGCTCGACGAGGCACACAAGGGCGTACGCGACCGCAAGACGCGTCTCGTCGAGAAGGCAGAGGCGCTCGCGCCGAAGGGCGAGGACGGGATCCCCGCGTATCGCGAGCTGCTCGACGAGTGGAAGACTGCCGGCCGCGCCGGCAAGAAGGTCGACGACGCGCTGTGGGCACGGTTCAAGGCTGCCGGCGACGCGTTGTATTCGGCGCGGATCGAGCGGGAGTCGGCGGATGCCGAGGCCTCGCGCGAGAAGATCGAGGCGAAGCGGGCACTCATCGAGGAGGCACGCTCGGTCGCGGATGAGCGCAACATCGTGAAGGCGCGGACGACGCTCACCGGCATCCAGCGTCGTTGGGACGAGATCGGGCGCATCTTCCCGCGCGAATCGGAGCGGGCGCTCGACGATGACCTGCGCAAGATCGAACAGAGCCTGCGCACGCGCGAAGAAGCCGACTGGAAGCGCAACAACCCCGAGACCAAAGCCCGTGCCAACGACATGACGCGTCAGCTCACCGACGCCATCGAGAAGCTCGAGGACGAACTCGCCGCAGCCCAGAAGTCGGGCGACAAGGCTGCGATCGCCAAGGCTGCCGAGGCGCTGGACGCACGGCGCTCGTGGCTGAAAGCGCTCGGCGGCTGACGCTCCGCCACACGGGCTGTGGCAAGGGCGGTTTGTCCACAGCCCCCGCTCAGGACGCTCGCGCGGGGTCGGCGTGGGACACACTGCCCTTATGGCCTCACCGTTCCTGTACTTCGTCGACGATCGGCTCTCGCAGGCCGAGCTGTCGGCTGCATGCCTCGACGGCGACCTCGTCGGGCTCGGTGACGCCTACATCCCGGCCGATGCCGTCGAGACGAGCGCACTCCGCGCCGGATCGCTGGCCGGCATCCTCGGCGACACCCTTGCGGCGACCCATCTGACGGCCGCCTGGATCCACGGCGTGCTGCCCGCGCAGCCTCCGCGGCACACCGTGCAGCGCGCGGTCGCGCGCCGGCTGCATCGCATTCCCGACCGGCGCCTGGTCTACCGCGACCTCAGCGTCGATCCGGCTGACCTCGTGCGCATCGGCGGAGTCTGGGTCACGACGCCGGCCCGCACGCTTGCCGACCTGTCACGGGTCGACGACCCGGAACATGCGCGGGCTGTCGTGCTGTTCGGCGTGAACGATCCGGGTTCGGTGGATCGGGCCATCGAGTGGCTCACGGCGCATCCGAGGCTCCCCCACAAGCGCGCCGGGCTTCGCGTTCTTCGCCGCTGTGCGCTCGATCAGGATGTCGTGACGCGGTAGACGTCGTACACCGCGTCGATGCGCCGGACGGCGTTGAGCACTCGATCGAGGTGCACGATGTCGCCCATCTCGAACACGAACCTGCTGAGTGCGAGCCGGTCGTTCGTCGTCGAGACCGTCGCCGAGAGGATGTTGACGTGATGCTCACTCAGCACGCGGGT from Microbacterium pumilum carries:
- a CDS encoding type IV toxin-antitoxin system AbiEi family antitoxin — translated: MASPFLYFVDDRLSQAELSAACLDGDLVGLGDAYIPADAVETSALRAGSLAGILGDTLAATHLTAAWIHGVLPAQPPRHTVQRAVARRLHRIPDRRLVYRDLSVDPADLVRIGGVWVTTPARTLADLSRVDDPEHARAVVLFGVNDPGSVDRAIEWLTAHPRLPHKRAGLRVLRRCALDQDVVTR